In the Klebsiella electrica genome, one interval contains:
- a CDS encoding MarR family winged helix-turn-helix transcriptional regulator, which translates to MVLLSMEPGLPISVLATSIGLSHAGTVRLIDRLEREQLVERRRQITDRRARFIHLTNSGKKITDALLKAREQVISECISPLSPNDLDILGMLSERLLVANGFDKDGSVSLCHLCGYSRIAPSRGKAKPGRSPRWNVASEG; encoded by the coding sequence ATGGTGTTACTCAGCATGGAGCCCGGACTGCCGATCAGCGTTTTGGCTACCTCGATCGGGCTTTCTCATGCCGGGACGGTGCGATTGATCGATAGGCTCGAGCGCGAACAGTTGGTGGAACGACGAAGACAAATCACCGACAGGCGGGCGCGCTTCATTCACCTCACCAATTCGGGGAAGAAGATAACGGACGCCTTGCTCAAGGCACGGGAGCAGGTGATCTCCGAATGTATTTCGCCCCTGTCGCCCAATGACCTCGACATTCTAGGCATGCTGTCGGAGCGGCTCCTTGTGGCAAACGGCTTCGACAAAGATGGCTCGGTCAGCCTTTGCCATCTGTGCGGCTACAGCAGGATCGCGCCTTCCCGTGGTAAAGCTAAGCCGGGGCGCTCGCCACGCTGGAACGTCGCATCAGAAGGCTGA
- a CDS encoding cupin domain-containing protein: MTVESRIFSVAEYVQPSEGEPIRSVVLETRDSIIVVWHVHPGQEIAAHIHPHGQDTWTVLSGMADYFQGNGIVRALREGEIAVARPGQVHGARNTGTEPFVLVSVVASANAGFVLAER, encoded by the coding sequence ATGACTGTTGAATCGAGAATATTTTCTGTAGCCGAGTATGTTCAGCCGTCCGAAGGCGAGCCTATTCGTTCCGTTGTGCTTGAAACCCGAGACTCAATTATCGTGGTTTGGCATGTCCATCCCGGGCAGGAAATTGCGGCTCACATTCATCCTCACGGCCAAGACACGTGGACTGTTTTGTCGGGAATGGCTGATTACTTTCAGGGCAATGGGATTGTTCGTGCCCTCAGGGAAGGTGAGATAGCCGTGGCAAGACCGGGCCAAGTGCACGGGGCGCGAAATACAGGTACCGAGCCATTTGTGTTAGTCTCGGTTGTGGCATCAGCCAATGCCGGTTTCGTATTGGCTGAGCGATAG
- the trbG gene encoding P-type conjugative transfer protein TrbG, with the protein MKPYFRKAGNPASHTHVLPALRRAAFPVVLLAATALAGCATTNPPPEISYDNAAPAVQTVDPPAPVTVVELPRPLPLPGQLQRVEETRRAPEPSNPTARVNQANEAARVQPVRDGFINSMQVYPWTQGALYQVYTAVGQITDIALQPGEQLVGAGPVAAGDTVRWIIGDTESGSGATRQIHILVKPTRADLMTNLVINTNMRTYHMELRSTERTYMASVSWQYPQDQLIALRRQNAEAQAAQPVASGVDLANVNFRYAIEGDRAPWRPLRAFDDGRQVFIEFPRGIGQGEMPPLFVVGPEGNTSELVNYRVRGHHMIVDRLFAAAELRFGSGREQKRVRIVRTDGRPTS; encoded by the coding sequence ATGAAGCCGTATTTCCGTAAAGCCGGAAACCCGGCTTCACACACACACGTACTCCCGGCTCTCCGTAGAGCCGCATTCCCGGTCGTTCTGCTAGCGGCGACCGCGCTCGCGGGCTGCGCGACCACCAATCCGCCGCCGGAGATTTCCTACGACAATGCGGCTCCGGCGGTGCAGACCGTCGATCCACCCGCGCCGGTCACCGTGGTCGAGCTGCCCCGGCCGCTGCCGCTGCCTGGCCAATTGCAGCGTGTGGAGGAGACGCGGCGTGCCCCGGAGCCTTCTAATCCGACCGCTCGCGTCAACCAGGCAAACGAGGCGGCACGAGTCCAGCCGGTGCGCGACGGCTTCATTAACTCGATGCAGGTCTACCCGTGGACTCAAGGGGCGCTTTATCAAGTCTATACCGCCGTCGGGCAGATCACCGACATCGCGCTCCAACCCGGGGAGCAGCTTGTCGGCGCAGGCCCGGTGGCCGCCGGCGACACAGTGCGCTGGATCATCGGCGACACCGAGAGCGGATCGGGGGCAACGCGCCAGATCCACATCCTAGTAAAGCCCACCCGCGCCGACCTGATGACAAACCTCGTCATCAACACCAACATGCGCACCTATCACATGGAGCTGCGCTCGACAGAGCGCACCTATATGGCGTCGGTCTCATGGCAGTATCCGCAAGACCAGCTCATTGCGCTGCGCCGTCAGAACGCCGAGGCGCAGGCGGCCCAGCCGGTGGCGAGCGGCGTCGATCTCGCGAACGTCAACTTCCGCTATGCGATCGAGGGCGACCGTGCGCCGTGGCGGCCGCTGCGCGCCTTCGACGACGGACGCCAGGTCTTTATCGAGTTTCCGCGCGGCATCGGTCAGGGCGAGATGCCGCCACTCTTCGTCGTCGGCCCCGAGGGCAACACCTCTGAGCTCGTGAACTATCGCGTTCGCGGCCACCACATGATCGTTGATCGTCTGTTCGCGGCTGCCGAACTTCGCTTCGGCTCCGGCCGCGAGCAGAAGCGCGTCAGGATCGTCCGCACAGACGGGAGGCCGACCTCGTGA
- a CDS encoding DUF6314 family protein: MPTEIVAAIGEGALAYRESGILSLADGRVFSACRQYRYRLSEDSVVVEFADGPHIGTQFLSLSFSRTDTGLEASGVYACGDDTYHATYRILGPAAFEVVIMVQGPAKAYELVSRYSRSG; the protein is encoded by the coding sequence ATGCCCACCGAAATCGTAGCAGCGATCGGCGAAGGCGCGCTCGCTTATCGAGAGAGCGGCATTCTCTCACTGGCAGATGGCAGAGTATTCTCCGCGTGCCGGCAGTATCGCTATCGCTTGAGCGAGGACAGTGTTGTCGTCGAGTTCGCAGACGGACCTCATATCGGGACGCAGTTCCTCAGCTTGAGTTTCTCGCGGACGGATACCGGGTTGGAAGCGAGTGGCGTCTATGCCTGCGGAGACGACACCTACCATGCAACCTACAGGATTCTGGGGCCGGCGGCCTTTGAAGTGGTCATCATGGTCCAAGGGCCTGCAAAGGCATACGAGCTAGTCAGCCGATATTCCCGGTCGGGATAA
- a CDS encoding TrbI/VirB10 family protein: MSENPPRIEEVPDDDAQPLTGEPVGPAPMRLRAEPPRVTRLSRKVLAGLGLVASVGLGGALIYALQTRDAGRPNDELYSTENRSTADGLAGLPRDYSGVPQLGPPLPGDLGRPILSTQDRGQPVPTPGTATPNPGISPEEQRRLQEIETARTSRLFSGSESRGTPAAAGAAPALAPVPDLASIGLAPPPATPSAQDRQNAFLNAAADRRTVAPDRVAAPVSPNVLQAGAVISAALITGIRSDLPGQITAQVTENIYDSPTGRILLVPQGTRVVGQYDNNVQFGQSRVLLVWTRLVFPNGRSIVLERQPGADAEGFAGLQDGVDYHWWDLAKAAGLSTLLSVGAELAVDNDDQLVQAIRNGGQDTINDAGQQIVRRQLNVAPTITIRPGFPVRVLVTRDLVLEPYGG; the protein is encoded by the coding sequence GTGAGCGAGAACCCGCCCCGGATTGAGGAAGTGCCGGACGACGATGCGCAGCCCCTGACCGGCGAGCCGGTCGGGCCTGCGCCGATGCGGCTGCGGGCCGAACCGCCCCGCGTCACCCGGTTGTCGCGGAAGGTTCTCGCCGGCCTCGGTCTTGTCGCCAGCGTCGGGCTCGGAGGTGCGCTGATCTACGCGCTTCAGACCCGCGACGCCGGTCGGCCGAACGACGAACTCTATTCGACCGAGAACCGCTCGACCGCTGACGGACTGGCCGGCCTGCCGCGAGATTACAGTGGCGTGCCACAGCTCGGTCCCCCTCTTCCCGGTGACCTCGGCCGGCCGATCCTTAGTACCCAGGATCGCGGACAGCCGGTGCCCACACCCGGGACGGCCACGCCCAATCCCGGCATCAGCCCGGAAGAGCAGCGCCGCCTTCAGGAAATCGAGACCGCGCGCACCAGCCGTCTCTTCTCCGGATCGGAAAGCCGGGGCACACCCGCTGCTGCGGGAGCTGCCCCAGCGCTCGCGCCGGTGCCGGATTTGGCGAGCATTGGCCTCGCTCCGCCGCCCGCCACGCCCTCGGCGCAGGACCGGCAGAACGCGTTTCTGAACGCCGCGGCCGATCGCAGGACGGTTGCGCCCGATCGCGTCGCTGCGCCAGTATCGCCGAACGTCCTTCAGGCGGGAGCAGTGATATCCGCGGCGCTGATCACCGGCATCCGATCCGATCTACCCGGCCAGATCACCGCGCAGGTCACCGAAAACATCTACGACAGCCCAACCGGCCGTATCTTGCTTGTGCCGCAAGGCACTCGTGTGGTCGGGCAGTACGACAACAACGTGCAGTTCGGCCAGAGCCGAGTCCTGCTCGTCTGGACTCGGCTCGTCTTCCCGAACGGGCGCTCGATCGTTCTCGAGCGCCAGCCTGGTGCTGACGCTGAAGGGTTCGCCGGGCTGCAGGATGGCGTCGATTACCATTGGTGGGATCTGGCCAAGGCTGCGGGATTGTCGACACTGCTGAGCGTCGGCGCCGAACTCGCGGTCGACAACGACGATCAGCTCGTTCAGGCGATCCGGAACGGTGGGCAGGACACCATCAACGACGCAGGGCAGCAGATTGTGAGGCGTCAGCTCAACGTCGCGCCCACGATCACTATTCGGCCCGGATTTCCCGTGCGCGTTCTCGTGACGCGAGACTTGGTACTGGAGCCATATGGAGGGTGA
- a CDS encoding YeeE/YedE thiosulfate transporter family protein produces the protein MGSFALELLLCVLAFGFGYAANQGGTCLVVAAHELHRRQPPKMFVGFLAASAAAGLVAVPIVWTGTLGATLAPSTSINFLLLIGAIAFGLGALINDTCLLGSLARLGDGEMRLLALPLGLTIGILAADHGRFGYDSTWPSLISKPSATGLVTLLAFLVVLVLALVFVSTKSVLRTKPGWSFGASMIGLGITGGLLYALSPAWTFADVIQRALPLRMSPAGEVALTAVISSIAGALTASFRQGNLRLQLPTANGILRSVVGGTLMGIGIALIPGGNDGLILAAVPTLSPGGIVAYLLMTTTIVFGFAARGKLFRRCLSRP, from the coding sequence ATGGGATCGTTTGCGCTCGAACTTCTTCTATGCGTACTTGCCTTCGGGTTCGGATATGCGGCGAACCAAGGCGGAACCTGTTTAGTGGTGGCCGCTCATGAGTTACACAGAAGACAGCCGCCGAAAATGTTCGTCGGATTTCTCGCAGCGTCGGCAGCGGCAGGCCTGGTTGCGGTCCCGATAGTCTGGACGGGAACACTGGGCGCAACACTCGCACCCTCGACCAGCATCAATTTCCTCCTGCTCATCGGCGCCATCGCCTTCGGCCTCGGCGCACTCATTAATGACACATGCCTGCTCGGATCGCTGGCGCGGCTTGGGGATGGGGAGATGCGACTTCTAGCTCTACCCTTGGGATTAACGATTGGTATCTTGGCTGCCGACCATGGCAGGTTCGGCTACGATTCAACATGGCCAAGCTTAATCTCCAAACCGAGCGCAACAGGCCTCGTTACTCTCCTAGCCTTCCTAGTTGTGCTCGTGCTGGCACTCGTTTTCGTTTCCACGAAGAGCGTTCTGCGAACAAAGCCGGGTTGGTCGTTCGGCGCTTCGATGATTGGACTCGGTATCACTGGCGGACTTCTATATGCACTCTCGCCGGCCTGGACCTTCGCAGACGTGATTCAACGCGCCCTTCCTCTCAGAATGTCCCCGGCCGGCGAGGTCGCGCTCACTGCGGTGATCTCTTCGATCGCAGGCGCCCTAACCGCCTCCTTTCGCCAAGGCAATCTGCGTCTCCAACTGCCGACAGCCAATGGCATTCTGCGATCTGTCGTCGGCGGCACATTGATGGGTATCGGCATCGCGCTCATACCCGGCGGGAATGATGGGTTGATCCTCGCAGCGGTTCCGACTCTTTCACCTGGTGGGATAGTCGCCTACCTTCTGATGACGACGACAATCGTCTTCGGATTTGCAGCGCGTGGTAAGTTATTCCGGCGCTGCCTTTCACGGCCATGA
- a CDS encoding DUF2274 domain-containing protein, producing MSKLKLGPIADDKPLKVQVELPAALHQDLVDYAHLLGREQGQSAVDPARLIVPMLQRFIATDRGFAKARRTLTPGSAD from the coding sequence ATGTCGAAGCTTAAGCTAGGCCCCATCGCGGACGACAAGCCGCTTAAGGTACAGGTCGAGCTACCTGCAGCTCTCCACCAGGACCTTGTTGACTACGCCCACCTATTGGGCCGAGAGCAAGGTCAGTCCGCTGTTGACCCAGCTCGGTTAATCGTCCCGATGTTACAACGGTTCATCGCGACAGACCGTGGCTTCGCCAAAGCCAGGCGAACGTTGACGCCGGGGAGCGCCGATTAA
- a CDS encoding nucleotidyltransferase family protein, which yields MRPSVVLDMKRSAVREAVGRFRAANPRVFGSVLHGTDRDGSDLDLLVDALPGATLLDLGDLEEELKSLLGVDVDLLTPGDLPPKFRAKVLAEAQPI from the coding sequence ATGCGACCGTCTGTTGTGCTTGACATGAAGCGAAGCGCAGTGCGTGAAGCGGTAGGCCGCTTTCGCGCCGCGAACCCGCGCGTCTTCGGCTCGGTGCTGCATGGCACCGACCGGGATGGCAGCGACCTCGACCTGTTGGTCGATGCGCTGCCCGGTGCCACGTTGTTGGACTTGGGCGATTTGGAAGAAGAACTGAAATCGCTGCTCGGCGTTGACGTCGATCTGCTGACTCCCGGCGACCTGCCGCCGAAGTTCCGGGCCAAGGTGCTCGCGGAGGCGCAACCGATATGA
- a CDS encoding IS110-like element IS4321 family transposase has translation MENIALIGIDLGKNSFHIHCQDRRGKAVYRKKFTRPKLIEFLATCPATTIAMEACGGSHFMARKLEELGHSPKLISPQFVRPFVKSNKNDFVDAEAICEAASRPSMRFVQPRTESQQAMRALHRVRESLVQDKVKTTNQMHAFLLEFGISVPRGAAVISRLSTLLEDNSLPLYLSQLLLKLQQHYHYLVEQIKDLESQLKRKLDEDEVGQRLLSIPCVGTLTASTISTEIGDGKQYASSRDFAAATGLVPRQYSTGGRTTLLGISKRGNKKIRTLLVQCARVFIQKLEHQSGKLADWVRDLLCRKSNFVVTCALANKLARIAWALTARQQTYVA, from the coding sequence ATGGAAAACATTGCGCTCATTGGTATCGATCTGGGTAAAAACTCTTTCCATATTCATTGCCAGGATCGTCGCGGGAAGGCTGTTTACCGTAAAAAATTTACCCGGCCAAAGTTGATCGAATTTTTGGCGACATGCCCCGCTACAACCATCGCAATGGAAGCCTGTGGCGGTTCTCACTTTATGGCACGCAAGTTGGAAGAGTTGGGGCATTCCCCAAAGCTGATATCACCACAATTTGTCCGCCCGTTCGTTAAAAGCAATAAAAACGACTTTGTCGACGCCGAAGCTATTTGTGAAGCTGCATCGCGTCCGTCTATGCGTTTTGTGCAGCCCAGAACGGAATCTCAGCAGGCAATGCGGGCTCTGCATCGTGTCCGTGAATCCCTGGTTCAGGATAAGGTAAAAACAACCAATCAAATGCATGCTTTTCTGCTGGAATTTGGCATTAGCGTTCCCCGAGGAGCTGCCGTTATTAGCCGACTGAGTACCCTTCTTGAGGACAATAGTTTGCCTCTTTACCTCAGCCAGTTATTGCTGAAATTACAACAGCATTATCACTATCTTGTTGAGCAGATTAAAGATTTGGAATCCCAGTTGAAACGAAAGTTGGACGAAGATGAGGTTGGACAGCGCTTGCTGAGCATTCCCTGCGTCGGAACACTGACAGCGAGTACTATTTCAACTGAGATTGGCGACGGGAAGCAGTACGCCAGCAGCCGTGACTTTGCGGCGGCAACAGGGCTTGTACCTCGGCAGTACAGCACGGGAGGTAGGACGACATTGCTGGGAATTAGTAAGCGAGGTAATAAAAAGATCCGAACTTTGTTGGTTCAATGTGCCAGGGTATTCATACAAAAACTGGAACACCAGTCTGGCAAATTGGCCGATTGGGTCAGGGATTTACTGTGCCGGAAAAGCAACTTTGTCGTCACTTGTGCTCTGGCAAACAAGCTGGCCAGAATAGCCTGGGCCCTAACGGCACGACAGCAAACTTATGTAGCATAA
- a CDS encoding Tn3-like element ISPa38 family transposase — MPRRSILSAAERESLLALPDTKDELIRHYTFSESDLSIIRQRRGPANRLGFAVQLCYLRFPGVILGADEPPFPPLLRLVANQLKVGIESWDEYGQREQTRREHLVELQTVFGFQPFTIGHYRQAVQLLTELAMQTDKGIVLARALIEHLRRQSVIVPALNAVERASAEAITRANRRLYDALAEPLTDVHRRRLDDLLKRRDNGKTTWLAWLRQSPVKPNSRHMLEHIERLKAWQALDLPSGIERLVHQNRLLKIAREGGQMTPADLAKFEPQRRYATLVALAIEGMATVTDEIIDLHDRILGKLFNAAKNKHQQQFQASGKAINAKVRLFGRIGQALIEAKQAGRDPFAAIEAVMSWDAFAESVTEAQRLAQPEDFDFLHRIGESYATLRRYAPEFLDVLKLRAAPAAKDVLDAIEVLRSMNSDNARKVPTDAPTEFIKPRWQKLVMTDTGIDRRYYELCALSELKNALRSGDIWVQGSRQFKDFEDYLVPPAKFASLKQASELPLAVATDCDQYLHDRLTLLETQLATVNRMALANELPDAIITESGLKITPLDAAVPDTAQALIDQTAMILPHVKITELLLEVDEWTGFTRHFAHLKSGDLAKDKNLLLTTILADAINLGLTKMAELCPGTTYAKLAWLQAWHIRDETYGAALAELVNAQFRHPFAGHWGDGTTSSSDGQNFRTGSKAESTGHINPKYGSSPGRTFYTHISDQYAPFHTKVVNVGVRDSTYVLDGLLYHESDLRIEEHYTDTAGFTDHVFALMHLLGFRFAPRIRDLGDTKLYIPKGDATYEALKPMIGGTLNIKHVRAHWDEILRMATSIKQGTATASLMLRKLGSYPRQNGLAVALRELGRIERTLFILDWLQSVELRRRVHAGLNKGEARNALARAVFFNRLGEIRDRSFEQQRYRASGLNLVTAAIVLWNTVYLERAANALRGHGQAVDDGLLQYLSPLGWEHINLTGDYLWRSSAKIGAGKFRPLRPLQPA; from the coding sequence ATGCCCCGCCGTTCGATCCTCTCCGCCGCCGAGCGCGAAAGCCTGCTGGCGTTGCCGGACACCAAGGATGAGTTGATCCGTCACTACACGTTCAGCGAAAGCGACCTCTCCATCATCCGGCAGCGGCGCGGCCCGGCCAATCGGCTGGGCTTCGCGGTGCAGCTCTGCTACCTGCGCTTTCCCGGCGTCATCCTTGGCGCTGATGAGCCACCGTTCCCGCCATTGCTGAGACTGGTCGCCAACCAGCTCAAGGTCGGCATCGAAAGCTGGGACGAGTACGGGCAGCGTGAGCAGACCCGACGCGAGCACCTGGTCGAGCTGCAAACGGTGTTCGGCTTCCAGCCGTTCACGATTGGCCACTACCGGCAGGCTGTCCAGTTGCTGACCGAGCTGGCCATGCAAACCGACAAGGGCATCGTGCTGGCCAGAGCCTTGATCGAGCACCTGCGGCGGCAGTCGGTCATTGTGCCCGCCCTCAACGCCGTCGAGCGGGCGAGCGCCGAAGCGATTACCCGCGCCAACCGGCGTCTCTACGACGCCTTGGCTGAGCCGCTGACGGACGTGCATCGCCGTCGCCTCGACGATCTGCTCAAGCGCCGCGACAACGGCAAGACGACGTGGCTGGCCTGGCTGCGGCAATCCCCGGTCAAACCGAACTCGCGGCACATGCTGGAACACATCGAACGCCTCAAGGCGTGGCAGGCGCTCGACCTGCCCTCCGGCATCGAGCGGCTGGTTCACCAGAACCGGCTGCTCAAGATCGCCCGCGAGGGCGGCCAGATGACGCCCGCCGACCTGGCGAAGTTCGAGCCGCAGCGGCGTTACGCGACCCTGGTGGCGCTCGCCATCGAGGGCATGGCCACCGTCACCGACGAAATCATCGACCTGCATGACCGCATCCTGGGCAAGCTGTTCAATGCCGCCAAGAACAAGCATCAGCAGCAGTTCCAGGCATCCGGCAAGGCGATCAATGCCAAGGTGCGGCTGTTCGGGCGCATCGGCCAGGCGCTGATCGAGGCCAAGCAAGCGGGCCGCGATCCGTTCGCCGCCATCGAGGCCGTCATGTCCTGGGATGCTTTCGCCGAGAGCGTCACCGAAGCGCAGCGGCTCGCGCAACCCGAGGACTTCGATTTCCTGCACCGCATCGGCGAGAGCTACGCCACGCTGCGCCGCTACGCGCCGGAATTTCTCGACGTGCTCAAGTTGCGGGCCGCGCCCGCCGCCAAGGACGTACTCGACGCCATCGAGGTGCTGCGCAGCATGAACAGCGACAACGCCCGCAAGGTGCCCACCGACGCGCCGACCGAGTTCATCAAGCCGCGCTGGCAGAAGCTGGTGATGACCGACACCGGCATCGACCGGCGCTACTACGAACTGTGCGCGCTGTCGGAGCTGAAGAACGCGCTGCGCTCCGGCGACATCTGGGTGCAAGGCTCGCGCCAGTTCAAGGACTTCGAGGACTACCTGGTGCCGCCCGCGAAATTCGCCAGCCTCAAGCAGGCCAGCGAATTGCCGCTGGCCGTGGCCACCGATTGCGACCAGTACCTGCATGACCGGCTGACGCTGCTGGAAACGCAGCTCGCCACCGTCAACCGCATGGCGCTGGCCAACGAGCTGCCGGACGCCATCATCACGGAGTCGGGCCTGAAGATCACGCCGCTCGATGCGGCGGTGCCCGATACCGCACAGGCCCTGATCGACCAGACGGCGATGATCCTACCGCACGTCAAGATCACCGAATTGCTGCTGGAGGTAGACGAATGGACGGGCTTCACCCGGCACTTCGCCCACCTGAAGTCAGGCGACCTGGCCAAGGACAAAAACCTGTTGCTGACCACGATCCTCGCCGACGCGATCAACCTGGGCCTGACCAAGATGGCGGAATTGTGCCCCGGCACGACCTACGCCAAGCTGGCCTGGCTGCAAGCCTGGCACATCCGCGACGAAACCTACGGGGCGGCACTGGCCGAGCTGGTCAACGCGCAGTTCCGACATCCCTTCGCCGGGCATTGGGGCGACGGCACCACGTCATCGTCGGACGGCCAGAACTTCCGCACCGGCAGCAAGGCCGAGAGCACCGGCCACATCAATCCGAAATACGGCAGCAGCCCAGGGCGGACGTTCTACACCCATATCTCCGACCAGTACGCGCCGTTCCACACCAAGGTCGTGAACGTCGGCGTGCGCGACTCGACCTACGTGCTCGACGGCCTGCTGTATCACGAATCCGACCTGCGGATCGAGGAGCACTACACCGACACGGCAGGGTTCACGGACCACGTCTTCGCGTTGATGCACCTGCTGGGCTTCCGCTTCGCCCCGCGCATTCGTGACCTGGGCGACACCAAGCTCTACATCCCGAAGGGCGATGCCACCTACGAGGCGTTGAAACCGATGATCGGCGGCACGCTCAACATCAAGCACGTCCGCGCCCATTGGGATGAAATCCTGCGGATGGCCACCTCGATCAAGCAGGGCACGGCGACGGCCTCGCTGATGCTCAGGAAGCTTGGCAGCTACCCGCGCCAGAACGGCCTGGCCGTCGCCCTGCGTGAGCTGGGACGCATCGAGCGCACACTGTTCATCCTGGACTGGCTGCAAAGCGTCGAGCTGCGCCGCCGCGTGCATGCCGGGCTGAACAAAGGCGAGGCGCGCAACGCGCTGGCCCGCGCCGTGTTCTTCAACCGCCTGGGGGAAATCCGCGACCGCAGCTTCGAGCAGCAGCGCTACCGGGCCAGCGGCCTCAACCTGGTGACGGCGGCCATCGTGCTATGGAACACGGTCTATCTGGAGCGGGCCGCGAACGCCTTGCGTGGCCACGGTCAAGCCGTCGATGACGGCCTGTTGCAGTACCTGTCGCCGCTCGGCTGGGAGCACATCAACCTGACCGGCGATTACCTCTGGCGCAGCAGCGCCAAGATCGGCGCGGGCAAGTTCAGGCCGCTACGGCCGCTGCAACCGGCTTAG
- a CDS encoding LysR family transcriptional regulator gives MPDLTLDLRYLKYAVQVAEAGSFRRAAERLSISQSTVSRRVQLFERQLGFSLFKRTRAGAGLTPEGERFLQQAVVGARYLRNAATEIRSARKLKTGLVRFGMLEAFPACPIINILSAFRNRHPTIEVKLEEGTSEENTLGVKRGLLDAAISLSASKSPQFQVRRLCEPDLFVALSPLHELAARPQLSWEDVCDEVFLVRSDGAGRELAGILRRMVGAGDGAVQLSIQQVSRETLLTMVEQGFGLTITSVIYRPDIALIPLPSARAPTAAIISSSDNDNPTLPLLLKCFDTPSRAGTTD, from the coding sequence ATGCCCGACCTGACTCTTGATCTCCGATACCTGAAGTACGCCGTTCAGGTCGCCGAGGCCGGCAGCTTCCGCCGAGCGGCGGAGCGCCTATCGATATCGCAATCCACCGTCAGCCGACGTGTGCAGCTGTTTGAGCGCCAACTTGGCTTTTCTCTCTTCAAGCGTACGCGAGCGGGGGCAGGGCTGACTCCAGAAGGTGAGCGCTTCCTTCAACAAGCGGTGGTGGGAGCGCGCTACCTTCGTAACGCCGCAACGGAGATCCGCTCCGCGCGGAAACTCAAGACCGGGCTCGTGAGGTTTGGAATGCTTGAAGCGTTCCCGGCGTGCCCGATCATCAACATTCTCTCGGCATTCAGAAATAGACATCCGACGATCGAGGTAAAGCTTGAGGAAGGCACTTCAGAAGAAAACACTTTGGGGGTGAAGCGCGGATTACTGGACGCAGCAATCAGCCTGAGTGCGAGCAAGAGCCCTCAGTTCCAAGTTCGACGTCTCTGCGAACCAGATCTGTTCGTGGCATTGTCCCCGCTTCACGAGTTGGCAGCACGGCCACAGCTGTCGTGGGAGGACGTTTGTGACGAAGTCTTCCTCGTTCGCTCGGATGGCGCTGGGCGTGAGCTCGCTGGCATACTCCGGCGCATGGTGGGCGCCGGAGACGGAGCGGTTCAACTCTCGATCCAACAAGTCAGCCGAGAAACCCTGCTGACGATGGTCGAACAGGGCTTCGGCTTGACCATCACCAGCGTGATCTACCGGCCGGATATCGCGTTGATCCCGCTCCCATCGGCGCGGGCGCCGACGGCCGCTATAATTTCTTCCAGTGACAACGACAACCCGACTCTGCCGCTGCTGCTGAAGTGTTTCGACACCCCCTCTAGAGCGGGGACCACGGATTAA
- a CDS encoding HepT-like ribonuclease domain-containing protein, which yields MSENRLPDYLDHIQQAATDARSFVEGMAKDDFLADKRTQQAVIMSLIVIGEAATKVMDGYVEFTQAHADVPWRSMRNMRNRMAHGYFDINLDVVWETVQEWLPALLQQLPAVRQDADDEDRNDNCERGISDDC from the coding sequence ATGAGCGAGAACCGCCTGCCCGATTACCTCGACCACATTCAGCAGGCCGCAACCGATGCGCGCAGCTTCGTGGAAGGGATGGCCAAGGACGACTTCTTGGCCGACAAGCGCACCCAGCAGGCCGTCATCATGAGCCTGATCGTCATCGGCGAGGCGGCCACAAAGGTGATGGATGGCTACGTCGAGTTCACCCAGGCGCATGCCGACGTGCCGTGGCGCAGCATGCGCAATATGCGTAATCGCATGGCTCACGGCTATTTCGACATCAACCTCGATGTGGTGTGGGAGACGGTACAGGAATGGCTGCCGGCGTTGCTCCAGCAATTGCCCGCCGTGCGTCAGGATGCCGACGATGAAGACCGTAACGACAACTGTGAAAGAGGGATCTCCGATGACTGTTGA